The Kosakonia sacchari SP1 genome includes a window with the following:
- a CDS encoding sensor domain-containing phosphodiesterase, with the protein MTLIQKYHRLKGQWWALPLITPVILYPLFSLANTFTTVSGQAVILYYLPMALLIVLMMFYGWAALPGIVLALICHYWPAPPLEMVSKGVHLLLPVILSWAGYRIFVTRRHRVAYGTALLVSQRIFWQVLCPASIYLMILELGVWLNLYDRAASDSGALAWNVPMLINYQALLVGTMTGVPFSYLLIRVIRHPRYAISWLSQMRHEFDRKVTRIEIVVWFSVVIGILLLLLMPLNKNSSIFSTNYTLSLLLPVMLWGSMRYGYRFMSLVWTPLLVTSIHFFYRYLPWFPAYDVQLAIASSSYLVFSFIILAMALMATRQRVANDRARRLAFIDPVTNMPNLRALSRALAETPWSVLCFLRVPELELLGRNYGVLLRIQYKQRMADWLRPLLSAEESVYQLSGHDLAIRLNTQSHQTRIEELDARIKQFRFIWDDMPLQPQVGLSYCYVRSPVKHLYLLLGEMSTIADLSLATNHPENLQNRGAANLQRSLKSKVDMMNRLQLALEKNHFILMAQLIHGVRGDDYYEILLRMREENGDSISPDAFLPVAYEFGLSSRIDLWVIEHVLMFMAQNREKLPAQRFSINLSPASICRTQFSQEVRRLLRKYRIEAWQLIFEITESNSMTNLQQANQTLGQLQQMGCRVAIDDFGTGYASYARLKTVNADILKIDGSFIRNIVSNSLDYQIVASICHLARMKKMLVVAEYVESEEIRSAAIALGIDYLQGYLIGKPAPLEKLVNE; encoded by the coding sequence ATGACACTTATTCAAAAATATCATCGCCTGAAGGGTCAGTGGTGGGCTTTGCCGCTCATCACGCCTGTTATTTTGTATCCACTGTTTAGTCTCGCTAATACATTTACTACCGTTTCTGGTCAGGCGGTCATTCTCTATTATCTGCCGATGGCGTTGCTGATCGTCCTGATGATGTTTTATGGCTGGGCGGCGCTTCCGGGCATTGTGCTGGCGCTGATCTGCCATTATTGGCCCGCACCGCCGCTGGAAATGGTCAGTAAAGGCGTGCATTTGCTGCTGCCCGTGATACTTAGCTGGGCGGGTTACCGAATTTTTGTCACTCGCCGCCACCGGGTGGCTTACGGCACGGCATTGCTGGTTTCCCAGCGTATTTTCTGGCAGGTGCTTTGTCCGGCGTCGATCTATCTCATGATTCTTGAGCTGGGCGTCTGGCTGAATCTTTACGATCGGGCGGCAAGCGACAGCGGCGCGCTGGCGTGGAATGTGCCGATGCTCATCAATTACCAGGCATTGCTGGTTGGGACAATGACCGGCGTGCCGTTTAGCTATTTGTTGATCCGCGTTATTCGCCATCCGCGCTACGCGATTTCGTGGTTATCGCAAATGCGCCACGAGTTTGATCGCAAAGTTACGCGCATTGAGATCGTGGTCTGGTTCTCCGTGGTGATTGGCATTTTGCTGCTGTTACTGATGCCGCTGAACAAAAACAGTTCCATTTTCAGTACCAACTACACGCTTTCACTTCTCTTGCCGGTGATGCTGTGGGGATCGATGCGTTACGGCTACCGTTTTATGTCGCTGGTCTGGACACCGCTGCTGGTTACCTCTATTCACTTTTTTTACCGTTATTTGCCGTGGTTTCCTGCTTACGACGTGCAACTGGCGATCGCCTCATCAAGTTATCTGGTGTTTTCCTTCATCATCCTTGCGATGGCGTTGATGGCGACACGCCAGAGAGTGGCGAACGATCGCGCCCGCCGTCTGGCGTTTATTGATCCGGTGACCAATATGCCCAACCTGCGCGCACTGAGCCGGGCGCTGGCGGAAACGCCGTGGTCGGTGCTCTGCTTTCTGCGCGTGCCGGAGCTGGAACTGCTGGGGCGTAACTATGGCGTACTGCTGCGCATTCAATACAAACAGCGCATGGCGGATTGGCTCAGGCCGCTGCTGTCGGCGGAAGAGAGCGTGTATCAACTCTCCGGACACGATCTGGCGATCCGCCTGAATACGCAGTCGCACCAGACGCGCATTGAAGAACTGGACGCGCGCATCAAGCAGTTCCGCTTTATCTGGGATGATATGCCGCTGCAGCCGCAGGTGGGGCTGAGCTACTGCTACGTGCGTTCGCCGGTGAAACACCTCTATTTACTGCTCGGTGAGATGAGCACCATCGCTGATCTATCGCTGGCGACCAACCACCCGGAGAATTTGCAAAACCGGGGCGCGGCGAATCTGCAACGCAGCCTGAAAAGCAAAGTGGATATGATGAATCGCCTGCAGCTGGCGCTGGAGAAAAATCATTTTATCCTGATGGCACAGTTGATTCATGGGGTGCGCGGCGATGACTATTACGAGATCCTGCTGCGCATGCGTGAAGAGAACGGCGACAGTATCAGTCCGGATGCGTTTTTGCCCGTTGCGTATGAGTTCGGCCTGTCGTCGCGTATCGATTTATGGGTGATCGAGCATGTACTGATGTTTATGGCGCAAAACCGCGAAAAACTCCCCGCCCAGCGTTTTTCCATTAACCTCTCTCCGGCCTCAATTTGCCGCACGCAGTTTTCCCAGGAAGTCCGGCGTTTATTGCGCAAATACCGCATTGAAGCCTGGCAGTTGATTTTTGAGATAACAGAAAGCAACTCGATGACCAATCTCCAGCAGGCCAACCAGACGCTGGGGCAACTGCAACAGATGGGCTGCCGGGTGGCGATTGATGATTTTGGCACCGGTTATGCCAGCTATGCACGGTTGAAAACCGTCAATGCCGACATCCTGAAAATCGACGGCAGTTTTATCCGCAATATTGTCTCGAACAGCCTCGATTATCAGATTGTGGCGTCGATTTGCCATCTGGCGCGGATGAAAAAAATGCTGGTGGTGGCGGAATATGTGGAGAGCGAAGAGATACGCAGCGCGGCAATCGCGCTGGGTATCGACTATTTACAGGGGTATCTGATTGGTAAGCCAGCGCCGCTGGAGAAGCTGGTTAACGAGTAG
- a CDS encoding YfgG family protein — protein MSQATSMRKRHRFDSRMTRIVLLISFIFFFGRFVYSSIGAWYHHQDKSQSQQISQTIDPTAQR, from the coding sequence GTGAGTCAGGCAACCAGTATGCGAAAACGACATCGATTTGACAGTCGCATGACCCGTATCGTACTTCTTATTAGCTTCATCTTTTTCTTCGGCCGCTTCGTCTATTCCTCTATTGGCGCCTGGTATCACCATCAGGATAAAAGCCAGTCGCAACAAATCAGCCAGACTATCGACCCCACCGCACAACGCTAG